A region of Solanum dulcamara chromosome 7, daSolDulc1.2, whole genome shotgun sequence DNA encodes the following proteins:
- the LOC129896248 gene encoding S-type anion channel SLAH1-like has product MGEQIFESTIKVTISDDDDNIIHSSTKDVAKKSTSSNISLLTKLHAGYFRISLSLGGQTLLWKVLTQHLDKSQTLQHKFHSLPSTTFLLLWWISLCTLMLLSFLYILRCIFHFKLVKSEFLHPIGVNYLFAPWISWLLLLQSVPFTIPNLDSYQFLWWIFVVPVVILDVKIYGQWFTTEKRFLSMVANPTSQLSVLGNLVGAWIANEMDWKESAICIFTLGLTHYLVVFITLYQRLSGSNHLPAMLRPSFFLFVAAPSMASLAWASISGEFDMPCRMLFFLSLFLFTSLVCRPTLFKKSMRKFNVAWWAYSFPLTFLALASAQYAHQVEGHVAAGLMLLLSALSVLVFLVLTVSTALNLDMLLRDHDRYLNFTKST; this is encoded by the exons ATGGGGGAACAAATTTTTGAATCAACAATCAAAGTCACAATAAGTGATGATGATGACAATATTATTCACTCATCTACTAAAGATGTTGCCAAGAAATCAACTTCTTCTAATATTTCCCTATTGACGAAACTTCATGCAGGCTATTTTAGAATTAGCCTTTCTCTAGGTGGTCAAACTTTGTTATGGAAAGTTCTAACTCAACATTTGGACAAATCACAAACACTTCAACACAAATTTCATTCACTCCCTTCAACTACTTTCCTCTTACTATGGTGGATTTCACTTTGTACCCTTATGTTACTCTCTTTTCTCTACATCTTAAGGTGCATTTTTCACTTTAAATTAGTGAAATCAGAGTTTTTGCATCCTATTGGTGTCAATTACCTCTTTGCACCATGGATTTCTTGGCTTTTATTGCTCCAATCAGTGCCATTCACAATCCCAAATCTTGATTCTTACCAATTTCTATGGTGGATTTTCGTCGTCCCCGTGGTGATTCTTGATGTGAAAATTTATGGACAATGGTTCACTACTGAAAAGAGGTTCTTATCAATGGTTGCAAATCCAACAAGCCAACTTTCTGTTTTGGGAAATTTGGTTGGTGCTTGGATAGCTAATGAAATGGATTGGAAGGAGAGTGCAATTTGTATATTTACACTTGGATTAACACACTATTTAGTTGTGTTTATCACACTTTATCAACGATTATCGGGTAGTAATCATCTTCCTGCCATGCTTAGGCCTTCATTTTTCTTGTTTGTGGCTGCACCTAGCATGGCTAGCTTAGCATGGGCTTCTATTTCTGGGGAGTTTGATATGCCATGCAGGATGCTCTTTTTCCTTTCACTATTTCTCTTCACCTCTTTG GTTTGTAGGCCAACACTATTCAAAAAATCAATGAGAAAGTTCAATGTTGCATGGTGGGCTTACTCATTTCCCCTCACATTCCTTGCCTTAGCCTCTGCACAATATGCACATCAAGTGGAAGGCCATGTTGCTGCTGGACTAATGTTGCTTCTCTCTGCCCTCTCtgttcttgtttttcttgttttgaCAGTGTCCACAGCACTCAATCTTGACATGCTATTGCGTGATCATGATAGATATTTAAATTTCACTAAAAGCACTTAA